The Brassica oleracea var. oleracea cultivar TO1000 chromosome C7, BOL, whole genome shotgun sequence sequence CCAAATCCTTGATTCGCTTTTCATAATTGGTGAACCAACGTACAACCGAAAGATAATCAGCTGGGTTCCCTGCACCGGAGCTGATCACCACCTCGGCCACAAGTTGCCTCACAAACTTAGCTTCGTCGTTTTCTTCACCGTAGTATCGCTTCCCGGCCAGCATTCTGATGATGTTGTTGGATGCCAAATTTCCTAATAATGATTTCATCTCCACCTCCACAAATCCCTGTGAATACCATTAAAACGTTACTCGGAAACTTAAAAGATAAACATTGTGTTATACTATGTTATTCTTTTATGCTTGCGTTAACATGTTTGAAACGATTTAACAAAAAAAATAGTGGTTATGTTTTATTTATGCCGTGAACTATACTATATAGGTGATGCACTGTATAAATATACTATAATACGTATATAGTAATGAGACTTTCGAAAATAAATAGCTAAGTATTATTTCATCATAAAAAAAGGTAAGTATTATATATACACGCAACGCAAGACTTGGAAAAACTTTTATTTATTTTAGAAAAAAACTTGAAGATAAACATTGTATTATACTAAACTATTCTTTGATGCTTGCTTTAACATGTTTGAAACGATTTAACAAAAAAATAGTGGTTATGTTTTATTTATACCGTTAACCATATACTATATAGGTGATGCACTGTATAAATATACTATAATATGTATATAGTGATGAGACTTTCGAAAATAAATAGCTAAGTATTATTTGATCACAAGAAAAAAGCTAAGTATTATATATACACGCAACGCAATACTTGAAAAAACTTTTATTTATTTTAGAAAAAGGAACTAGGCACTTGGATAAAATAAATAATTTTGTTGAAATTCGTGGATTTAAATATACGTATTACGTGTTGACAAAAATATATATATATATATATGTATTACGTTATCACTTATCTAGGCATGGGACGGATCGGGTATCCGGACAATTTTAAGATATCCGGATCAGGATCCTTACCCGGTGGATTCGTAATTATACTATCCTTATCCGGATCTAGGGTAGCAGATATCCGGGTATCGGATATCCTTCTAAAAATTATAATATCCGGCGGATATCCGGATCCGGATTTGGATACTTAAAATAAAAAATAATAATATTAATATATATATAAAATATTAACAATAATTTAAAAATAAAAAAAAATATATAATGTTTTTAATTATTTCTATGTATAATATTACAAAATTTACATAAAATTTATATATAGTATTATAAAAATGAAAATTCATTAAATAAAATTAGTTTTTATATATAAATATTATTATTTTTGAAATAATTATTAATAAAATTTACGGATCCAGATATCCAGACTAAAAAACCAAGATATCCGGATTCGGCTTTGACGAATCTAACATTTTACTATCCGGATTCGGATTCGGCCTCCATCCGGATCGAGATTTCGGATAAAAGTCGGGGGCCCTACTTATCACTAAAGGTTGTCTCAGGAAGAAATAAAAATATTATCACTAATCAGTAAAGTATAAAAATTAATATAGAAAGAGGAAGTTGTACGTGGAAGGAGTCTCGAGAAAGACGTGAGATGAGCCGTCGGATCTCGTCCTTACGGATATACAAAAACGAATTAAGTCTCTGAGTCGAGAGTAGCTCTACGGCGGCGATGCGGCGGAGATTCCTCCAGTGATCACCGTAAGGTGCCGAGAGTAAATGAGTGGCGTCGTAGCCGACGTGTTTGCTGACGATGAACTTGGGACGGTTCGCGAGAACAACGTCGTTCTCGGTGAAACATTCTTCGGCTATGGAACGTGAGGTGACGACATAAACAAGACGGTTTCCGAGGCGTAGGTGGAAGATCGGAGCATTTCCTATGGATTTGGAGAGGGTAAGGAACCATCGGTGGAGTGGGGTCTTGAAGAGGTGGAGGTGGCCGAGCACCGGTAAGGATATCGCCGGAGACGGTGGAAGTTTTAGTTTTCGGTTGGATCTTGTGAGCAAAAATCTGGTGGAGATAAGGAGAAAGAGAGAAGAGAGAATTAAAATTTGGAAGAGGTCCATTTTTGTTTGTTTGTTGGTTTGTTCTTCTTTTCTCCAAGACTTTCTTTTGTATTTGGTGTCTTGATGATTCTTGAACATGACAAACGTGGTGTGGTCATCTATCTGTTCACGTCAACCAAGAAAAACCATATAATATGTAATTATAATATTGTATTATTTACTGGTGGGTAAAAGACACGTAGAGATATAGCGATAACTCACCCCATTTAAAATAGGGCGTGGCGTATATACTATGCTTACTACCACCTGGTGAGTAGATTGTTGTGATTTCCAAATCTATGTGACTTATGATTTTATAAATTTTGTAATTAATTAATTTTTGTATGGTATATTATGGCGTTAGCTAGGCTTAGGTTGGCGGGTCAACCCGATCCGCTAAGCCACGGCGGGTCGACACTTTTTTCAAAAACTCAAGCTGGTTAGTGGAAGATTTTACCTTCAAAGAAACGTTGAGGCAAACCTATCCGGCTTGAAAGTCGCGGGATCATTCCACAGCTGAGGAAATCTGTGTGTAGCCCACAGCTTCACCAATAGCATAGTGCCTCATGGCATGTTTTAATTTTGCGTCTTCCTTCCTCTAGGATTTGAGATTACAACAGAAGAAGAAGATGTGGCTCGAATTCAGTATCTTCTTCATTGATAGAGAATACTTAGATAGTCTTAGACGTGGGGTTTAAAATACATCACAAACTCAATCTTGGATTGAACAGACCGACACATTCTAACATTGTCGGAAATTTACAGTAGATTTATTTATATGTTCATAAACATATAACTAATTTCAAAACTTCACAAACTCAATCTTCAGACCGTAACACGTTAACAACCATCAACATTGTCGGAAATTTACAGTCGAGTTATTTATTGTTTTTACTAAGGGATCCTTACAGAATGTCTAAAATCAAGCTCCCTCGTGGAAGATTTTACCAACAGAGGCACGCGCTCTGCACATGGCTTCCAGAGGCTTGGCTTTAGGCATTGTACCACCTTTGCCTTCACTCATATCCACTTTCTCTTCTCCAATCCTCTCCCATTCCAAACACTGAATCAATGACCCAAGAGTCAGGTTTATTAGCCGATGAGCCAGTCCTGAACCAGGACACGCTCTTCTTCCTAACCCAAACGGCATTAGCTTCTGCGATTCTCCTTCTTTCTCGAACCTCTCTGGCTTAAAACTCGTGGGGTCCTCCCATAGCTGTGGATCTCTGTGTATAGCCCATGCGTTGGTCAATAGTATCGTCCCACTAGGCATGTCGTATGCCCCTACTTTACAATCTTCCGAGGCCACGTGAGGAAGCAGCATGGGGACGGAAGGGTACAGGCGTAACGTCTCAGACACAATGTTCTGAAGATACGGCAGATTGGAGACGTCTGACTCGTCTATAAGCCTGTCTAAACCCACCTTACAATCAATCTCATCTCTCGCCTTTTTCAATACATCCGGATGGTTCAACAAGTTCGACAAAGCCCATTCTAATGTCACCGCTGATGTATCAGTCCCCGCTAGTATCAAGGCCTGCATGCAAATTACACACATACACGACTAAACTTACGAGTTCCATACCAAAACAAAATGTGACAAAATTATTTAACGAGCTGAGTCAACCAAACTCATTTTTATGTTTTTTACCAACACAAAAAAAAACTTAAAACATATAATATAAGTTGTGTTAAAAAACTTAATTATAGCCTAAATCTAAAATATATAACATATAAATAAATAATTTGTTACTGACTAGCCTGATTAATCCGAACGGTTTTATACATGCTCCTAGTTATCGTCTATAACTATATCTCGAAAATTACTTTTCGCATATGTACTAATAATTTTCTACAAAATCCCTAGTTACAGTAGCAAGTTTTGGGATACTTACAACCATGTTTCCTTTGATGATGCGATCAGTGAAGTAATCAGGCTGCGTTTCTTGCAGAGAAAGCAAGTGATCGACCATCGTGTTGCCCTTCTCCTTAGCGTCTCGTTTCTCATCGACCAACCCTTGCAAGAACTCGTCCAATCTACTCGCCAGCTTCATGGCACGTTTCTCGTAATCTGAAACCCAACGCAAGAACGGTAAGTAATCAACAGCGTTTCCAGCGCCAGCTAGAGCCACCACATCCGCAATAAGCTGCCTGACTCTTTTAGCCTCTGGATCCTCCTCAACACCGTCGCCGTAGTAACGTTTTCCAGCCACCATTCTGATGATATTGTTGAATGTTAAGTCTGATAACATTGACTTCATCTCCACCTTCGCATATTCCTACATAATAAAATTTATTATATATCTTTATGTTAAATCGATAACACAGCCCAATAACGCAATGATGAAACTAGATTCAGAGCTCACACCTAACTGAAAATTATGTTTCTTAATATTTTAATATTAACAAAATTAGAGTGGCCAATCCAAATAGTTCTATTTGAATTATATGATATAACCTAAATTAATAAATATTTTAAACCAAACAATTTCAACTACCAAATATTTTTATTCAAATTATCCAGAAATTATTTGAAAAAAAAACTAAACAGAACCAAACTAAACCGAATCTTTTTTAAAAAAATATTAGCAAGTTTCTAATATTTTTATTAGAATCAAACCAAACACTTAAAAGAACTGATCTGAAACCAAACTAAACTCGATGATGAAGTTACACAGAGCTCACTCACTTGTGAAAAGTTTCTGGAGAGACGTAGTATCAACCGCCTGATCTCATCCTTACGGATAGACAAGAAGCTGTTGAGCCGATGATTGGAGAATATCTCGAGGGAGCCGATGCGGCGGAGGTTGCGCCAGTGGTCTCCGTACGAAGCTGCGATTACGGTTGTGTAGTCATACGCGACGTGCTTGGCGAGGATGAAGTTTGGGCGGTTCGCTAGGACGACGTCGTTCTTGGTGAAGCACTCCTCGGCGATGGAGTGTGAGGAGTTAACGAAAACGAGTCGGTTACCGAGGCGGAGGGAGAAGATGGGAGCGTCGCCTAGAGATTGAGATATGGAGAGGAAAGTTCTGTGGATCGGCGGTTTGAGGAGGCGGAGGTGACCGATCACCGGCAACGACCATGGCGGAGAGGGAGGGAGGTTAGGGTGTCGCTTGAGTTTTCTGATCAAGAATCTGAGTGTGAGAACGACGAAGAGAACTGTGAAAATTAGGGCTTTGGTTTCCATTGTTTGCTTCTCTTCCCCTTGAAGAGATTTTTGGTTTTGTTGAAATCTTCGTGAGGATTAATAAATAAATAGACTGGACAAGACAGAAGCCTAATTTGATTTTAGTTTGACTTTTTGACTCCTCGACCAAACTCTTTTTTCTTGCATTGTCACATTATTGTTAACACATGTCGTATTATGGAACGAGGGAAGATTTCGATTTGGATTCAATCTTGTACTAGTCAAACTCGTGGTCTTCACGAAACTTGGGAAAATTCTTGTAGAAGTGTATGTTCCAATGTGATCCCCTCTAGGACAGAGGATCGTGAAGTTGGCGTTTGGATCGTTGGTTCAGTAAGTGCTTCGGTTGGAAAAGTCAATGGCGTCGGCGAGAAGATAGACGTGACGTCAGCTCAGAATGACAAGAATGACGTCAAGCTCCTTTAGTGGAACGGTTTCTGAACGTGGGAGTTAAGAAAAATAGCTTTTAGTGATCAAGAAGCTGATTCCATGACTTGTACTGAGTGATAGAGTCACTGCGTTTTTATTCTTCGTATTAAAAAACATCATCAAATCTACTCTAACTCATGATGTTGTTTATGTATTTCTGACTAAAAACTAAAAACCCATGTTAAGATTGCTTAGTAAATATATTACTTCAAATACATTCTCCTTGAGAGTTTAGCAGAGACAATGGCCATAATCGTGACCGTAGGGACGAACATCAGGTATGAGTTTGATTAATTTTAACTGAGGAATATTCTCTCCTGCTCTCTTAGCTGCCATAGCCGCCGGCGGAGATACTACTATTCCCGTGATCATAGTGACGTCATCAAGTTTACTTTGCTTTACTTTCTTTAAAATCATCTCTATGAACACTTTTTTCTTCTCTTCCTCGTCTTTCTTTCGCTTCCTTCCACCGTGTGAAACAAGCCTAGTTATAAGCTACTTTGCGTGATTTTGGTCGAGGAAATAACTTCTTGCCTTTTATTCGTCCGGGGTCAGAAAATCGAAGTGTCGGCCTGGTAAGGCCGAGTTGAAGTTGCTACACTTACCATAGATCAACATAGTTATGTAAAAGATGTACATAAAAAAAAAAGACTAATTCCAGAGTCTGTGACCAATTATTATACGTACCAACTGTTCATACGGAACTAGTATTATTTGATTAGGACTTAGGAGGACAATTCTTTACTTAAAGATGTCTAAAACAGCAACGTGAAAGTCGTCGAAGTTGTTGATAGCTTTTTCGGTGAATTGTTTGTAGAGTGAACCCATCACCATATTCATCATCTGCGTCGGTGGTACCCCTACACCAAATATTATTAAATATATATAAATCATTTCTTACCTAAGAAATAGAAGGAAATATATTTAAATATATATAAAGATATTAAATATAATAAAATCGTTAATTGCTAGTTAAAGAAAATTGCAAAACCTTTGCCGAGAAAGCCCATTGAACCTCCCATAATGTCTTTTTTTTTTTTGTCAACACCTCCCATAATGTCTATAAGTTAGAAAAAAAAAAAAATTGTATGTTTATGCATATTTGTATCGATATGGAGCCTGGAGGAATCAGATGCTTGGCTTGGTGGGTCTGAGTCTTTGCAAAGCCAAGAATCTCGAAATCTCATACACTATACCTTGGTTTAAGTATAACTTGCGCTTCCTAAAAGGTTAACAATTACAATAAAAATATCTTTTTAGCCTTTGATTTATTATACATTTTGTTTTGGATTATAGATCGAGGCAATGTTGTGATTGATAATAACTAGATTATTTTCTAGTTTATATTAATTACTTATCAGATTTATATAACACCTTAACTTAATTTGAAAATGAAACTTTTGTTCAGATTCAAAAAACCTTCCAACCGTGTAACTAATTTATCCAATGACAAACTTAATAACAAAAACAACAACAACAACAGAAATCATTTTCCTAAAAGATGTTCTCTTTAGTCGTTTGTTTATGTTTTTGAAATTATCTTTGCTTTATATTTGCGTTTGCGTACTCTCTACGAATCTAGTTCATTTCTTCAAATTAGACTTTTAATAAAAGCACCGGGGAATGACTTGTACTCCTCATCCTCCTCTCTTTTGTAAGTTAGTATCGGAAAACAAATAAAAAGTTACAATTTTCTTTTATACGAAATTTTCTCCATAGCTGATATATACTATAGAACTACGTACGTTATGCGAGGACTTCAATATTTCTGTAAGATGATGATAGTTTTATAGAGATCCTGCAGTTTGTTTGGTTGAAAATGTTTAAATGAGCTTCTTAGCATAGTGAAATGTACATGAGGATTGCACATTTCGCATATTACTTTATAATTTAATTTGAAATACTCTGATTAAAGAAAAGCAGCTAGACTATTGCTTAGTCTTTTGTATTTAGCTAGAGACTAACAAGCCATGCTTACTATTTAAAATTTAACAAATTAATTCTTTTAGAAACAAGACAAAAATAAGAATCTAACTACTTAGATATACACAACAACAAAACAACATTGTATATTATAACAACCTGTCCAGTAATAAATGTAAGACATTCATTTATAGCAACTTGGCCACTCAAGTTAATTACTTGACAGGTATGAGGTATGGATCAAATTAATATCACCAACTATACCTTAAAGTAAAACATAAGATCCAACTTAGTAGCTGACAATTTCATTTTCTCATAAATTGTACCTCCAACTGTTAATCCATTTTGAAAGTTTAAAGAGGTAAGTAATCGTAAATTTGAGATTAATTGGTTTAATAAATTGTCCATCAGAAGAAACTAACCAAAACATTAGCGTGTAAACCAAATCGTGCGTATATACGTATATGAAAACAAGAACTTGATTGAAAAAAACTTTAATGAATGGAGGCATCTTTAAATCTGATCAATTTATTAAGTTAATGGGAACAAAAAAAGGAAATTACATTTAATCTCTGCAATCATTCGAAATTTGCTTAACAAATTTACACTTATTAAAACGTTAATGGATGCAAGTGAATGAAGTCAAGAACCGACACCTTCCTTACTAGATCTGTCTCTGCGTCCACATAACTAATAGTAGCAGGCAAACTGTTTGTAACCTTGGTAAATACAATAGATTTTTAGAATCCCGTTTTCATCTACTGCATGTTACACATGCCAAAGCCAATAAAATTAACAATTACTGTTTTATATCACATAGTATGAGCTCTTCAACCAATAAAAAAAAATAACTAGTATAAACGTTCATACTAACATTTATTGGTAGGGTTTTTTCAAAAAAAAAAACATTTATTGGTAGGGTTACTATCCAGTGGTACTGGTTCGCTTGTTTTTCATAGAGTTAACATTATTACACCATGATTAATCGAGGGTTCTTACGGTGCAGGTTTTAGCGAAATATAAGAATTCGTTTCTTAACTATTAACTAAAAAAATTAAGAACCGGTTATTAATTAAAAATTAAGAGACGGTTTCTTATATTCCACTAATAAATTTACTCTACAATATTTCACTAATAACTTTACCCTAAAAATTTTCGATTGATCATGCTCTTCCGTGGACTGAGAGGGCAAGTTCACAAATCACAATTCAATATTATTAATCTTGAATCAAATTGTGTATGTGTCCTTTTCAGTGAAGAAATAGGACCCATCACTAAAGACCATTGTCTGTTAAAACAAGAACAATCATCTGTCATAACAAGTAACAGTATCATCAGATTCATCACTGACAGATCTGAGTTTTATTTTCTTCTCAGTAAATAAAAATTATTATTTTCACACAAATAAAAATAAAAACAAACGGTATAATCAATGAAATAATACTCATTACTCAAATGTGAAAAGGAAAGAGATAATCGTAGAGTTAAAAGAACAAACTAAAGAACTAAGGGAGAAAAAATAAATACAAATAACTTAAAAGACCATAACGAGAACGGCACAGGCGGTTGCAGCCGCTCCCACCGCTACATTCCGCAACATTCTTGTGCTCTCTGCTCCGCTCTGCATTAATAATTTCATACAAATAAAAAACAAATATTAGCGAAAACTGAAATAAATGTTTGAAATGTCTCTAATAAAATTGTTGAACTAAATTAAAAATAAATATACCATTGTAATTATCTAACTGTAGATTATAAACCAAAACAAGACTTTAAGTATTCTTTGTTATTATCTACATTGTATATACTCGAACTTTGGTTCTTGAATTTAGTTTGAAGCTTAATGTACCTGATCGTCGGCGGATGTGGCTGGACCGGGAGAGCTTGCGTCGTCGGAGCTAGGGCCAGGAGCTTCTGTCGGTGGTGCAGGTGGACTGTCAAGTTCGGGAGCCGGGGCCGGTGCTTGATGCTTCTTGGACTTCTTATGCTTTTTTGGAGCCGGAGCCGGTACATCAGCGGCCGGAGCGGCTACTGGAGCCGGTGGAGTAAGTGCTTCTGGTGCTGGAGCTGGTGGAGAGCTCACCGGAGCGGAAGCCTTGGGTGAAGGAGACGGTGGAGAGCTCTCGGGAACAGGAGTCGGCGGTGGAGACGATACTACAGGAGCCGGAGACTTTGGTGCTTCCACTGGTGAGGAAGCCGGCGTTTTAGCCATGGGAGTGGAGGGAGGAGTAGCGGCCGGAGGGTTAGCAGGGGGAGTAGTTGGAGCAGAAGGAGCGGCGGGAGATCTAGTTGGAGAGGAGGCAGGAGATTGGCCACCGACGCCGGCGACTACAATGCAGAGCAATGCAACCGTTAAGAGGGAGTTACGTTCCATAGTTTTTTTTTTGGGGTTTTGATTTAAAAGAGAGAGAGAGAGATATCAAAATGAATGAGTGGAGATTTTTAACCAATATTGTTGTGTTAGTGAAAGATAATTGTGTGTGTTTAATATATAGACAATGAGAAGAAATCTAGACCGTCGATTAAAAGAATAGGTCACAGACAGATGTAGCCGTTGAGAACAGAACATGATATTCTGTATCAATTAATGTAGGGTTCACTAGCTTTGTTTTATAGCTTTTCTTATTATTATTTTTACTTTATTTGTTTTGATAAATAATATTTTTAAAACTTCTCTATTGTTTTTATCTGTTTTGTTATTGCATAAATTTATGTGCAGATGGGGTAGTCAAAATGAAGTGAGTATTAATTGGA is a genomic window containing:
- the LOC106307124 gene encoding cytochrome P450 81D11-like, whose translation is MFKNHQDTKYKRKSWRKEEQTNKQTKMDLFQILILSSLFLLISTRFLLTRSNRKLKLPPSPAISLPVLGHLHLFKTPLHRWFLTLSKSIGNAPIFHLRLGNRLVYVVTSRSIAEECFTENDVVLANRPKFIVSKHVGYDATHLLSAPYGDHWRNLRRIAAVELLSTQRLNSFLYIRKDEIRRLISRLSRDSFHGFVEVEMKSLLGNLASNNIIRMLAGKRYYGEENDEAKFVRQLVAEVVISSGAGNPADYLSVVRWFTNYEKRIKDLGNRFDTFLQRIVDEKRADKEKGQTMIDRLLSLQETQPDYYTDDIIKGLILSLTIGGTDTTAVTLEWAMSNLLNYPEVLRKARNEIDDKIGFDRLVDEPDIVKLPYLQNIVSETLRLYPAVPLLLPHLSSNDCKVAGYDVPRGTMVLTNVWAMQRDPTLWEAAEMFKPERFDKAGEADKLLPFGMGRRACPGAGLAQRLVSLVLGTLVQCFEWERVGDELVDMTEDKGATLPKLVPLRTMCKARPIVAKLI
- the LOC106306700 gene encoding cytochrome P450 81D11-like yields the protein METKALIFTVLFVVLTLRFLIRKLKRHPNLPPSPPWSLPVIGHLRLLKPPIHRTFLSISQSLGDAPIFSLRLGNRLVFVNSSHSIAEECFTKNDVVLANRPNFILAKHVAYDYTTVIAASYGDHWRNLRRIGSLEIFSNHRLNSFLSIRKDEIRRLILRLSRNFSQEYAKVEMKSMLSDLTFNNIIRMVAGKRYYGDGVEEDPEAKRVRQLIADVVALAGAGNAVDYLPFLRWVSDYEKRAMKLASRLDEFLQGLVDEKRDAKEKGNTMVDHLLSLQETQPDYFTDRIIKGNMVALILAGTDTSAVTLEWALSNLLNHPDVLKKARDEIDCKVGLDRLIDESDVSNLPYLQNIVSETLRLYPSVPMLLPHVASEDCKVGAYDMPSGTILLTNAWAIHRDPQLWEDPTSFKPERFEKEGESQKLMPFGLGRRACPGSGLAHRLINLTLGSLIQCLEWERIGEEKVDMSEGKGGTMPKAKPLEAMCRARASVGKIFHEGA
- the LOC106301777 gene encoding lysine-rich arabinogalactan protein 18-like translates to MERNSLLTVALLCIVVAGVGGQSPASSPTRSPAAPSAPTTPPANPPAATPPSTPMAKTPASSPVEAPKSPAPVVSSPPPTPVPESSPPSPSPKASAPVSSPPAPAPEALTPPAPVAAPAADVPAPAPKKHKKSKKHQAPAPAPELDSPPAPPTEAPGPSSDDASSPGPATSADDQSGAESTRMLRNVAVGAAATACAVLVMVF